From Halanaeroarchaeum sulfurireducens, a single genomic window includes:
- a CDS encoding ribbon-helix-helix protein, CopG family, with protein MGTSKVNFRIPEELIEKADVAAKITHKNRTEIVVEALREYLEEIEDEEAFKENIVELYLDEQIGFETLREFIGRQDAESVRASKVLLDQGDELADSLAELP; from the coding sequence ATGGGCACCTCCAAAGTCAACTTCCGCATTCCAGAGGAACTGATCGAGAAAGCCGACGTCGCAGCGAAGATCACGCACAAAAATCGGACCGAAATCGTCGTCGAAGCACTCCGGGAGTATCTCGAGGAGATCGAGGACGAGGAGGCGTTCAAAGAAAATATCGTCGAACTCTACCTCGACGAGCAGATCGGTTTCGAGACGCTTCGGGAGTTCATCGGCCGGCAAGACGCCGAATCGGTTCGCGCATCGAAAGTACTGCTCGACCAGGGCGACGAGCTGGCCGACAGTTTGGCCGAACTGCCCTGA
- a CDS encoding toxin-antitoxin system TumE family protein, translating to MGSDDDGAKRIIDVTRDFGETYAEIRAWAVPSSDRYPNGVKYAMQYGTTDGKTIVRYDNFPDHPGAARHHKHLPSGEVEDVPFTDLETLFERFKAEVHNHGENW from the coding sequence ATGGGAAGCGACGATGACGGTGCAAAACGAATCATCGACGTGACCAGGGATTTCGGCGAAACGTACGCCGAGATCCGTGCCTGGGCGGTCCCATCGTCCGATCGCTACCCAAACGGGGTGAAATATGCGATGCAATACGGGACGACCGACGGAAAAACCATCGTCCGCTACGACAACTTTCCAGATCATCCGGGGGCGGCCCGCCATCACAAACACCTCCCGAGCGGAGAGGTCGAAGACGTTCCGTTCACGGATCTCGAAACGCTGTTCGAACGATTCAAAGCGGAAGTGCACAATCATGGCGAAAACTGGTAA
- a CDS encoding PIN domain-containing protein: MILDTSFVEDVSREDPAALERASALREEGIPERLSVTTLYELYWGVGYVQKPQAEIDRLDAVLGTKEIYEITPPIARKAGRIAGTLTGDGAALNDPGDELIGATGVVHDEPVLTANVDHFERIPDVTVETY, encoded by the coding sequence ATGATTCTCGACACGTCGTTCGTGGAAGACGTCTCCCGCGAGGACCCCGCGGCACTCGAAAGAGCCTCCGCGCTCCGGGAGGAGGGCATCCCCGAGCGACTCTCCGTCACGACACTGTACGAACTGTACTGGGGTGTTGGATACGTACAGAAACCCCAGGCAGAAATCGATCGTCTCGATGCCGTCCTCGGAACGAAAGAAATCTACGAGATCACGCCGCCAATCGCCCGGAAAGCCGGACGGATCGCGGGCACCCTCACCGGCGACGGTGCGGCGTTGAACGATCCGGGGGACGAACTCATCGGCGCGACAGGTGTCGTCCACGACGAACCCGTTCTCACCGCGAATGTCGACCATTTCGAACGGATTCCCGACGTCACAGTCGAGACCTACTAG
- a CDS encoding antitoxin VapB family protein, whose translation MAATYKSVRLTEEAYEKLARRKRKDETFSEVVSRLAAERPISDLAGVFSDEDVERIRSRRRASYSGYATERAEQRRE comes from the coding sequence ATGGCGGCGACGTACAAGAGCGTCCGACTCACCGAGGAGGCCTACGAGAAGCTCGCCCGGAGAAAACGAAAGGACGAAACGTTCTCGGAGGTCGTCTCCCGGCTTGCCGCAGAACGACCGATCAGTGACCTCGCTGGCGTTTTCTCCGACGAGGACGTCGAACGTATTCGATCGCGCCGTCGAGCGAGCTACTCAGGATACGCGACGGAGCGAGCGGAGCAGCGGCGAGAATGA
- a CDS encoding DUF7342 family protein, with product MSEFDPVPESSSERSRWQEGTDTFGRIYDVVLGLTSPTAYTDIAALADCSPNAAKKHLDRLTAMGIARTNRESRPVTYERNDGYLEWQDASHIASELSVEAIIDRVATLEERRSEYEKEFDTADPDTVAVYEAGDHETIHDRMEAVNEWKGVIRDIRLYELARQLSENDGHLIPA from the coding sequence ATGAGCGAATTCGATCCGGTTCCGGAATCCTCGAGCGAACGGTCTCGGTGGCAAGAGGGGACGGACACGTTTGGCCGCATCTACGACGTCGTTCTCGGACTCACCTCGCCGACGGCGTACACGGACATCGCGGCACTCGCAGACTGCTCACCGAACGCAGCGAAAAAGCATCTCGATCGGTTGACAGCGATGGGCATCGCTCGCACGAATCGAGAGAGTCGCCCGGTGACGTACGAGCGAAATGACGGCTATCTCGAATGGCAGGACGCGAGTCACATCGCGTCCGAGCTCTCCGTCGAAGCGATCATCGACCGCGTCGCAACCCTCGAAGAGCGCCGCTCCGAATACGAAAAGGAGTTCGACACCGCCGATCCGGATACCGTCGCCGTGTACGAGGCCGGCGATCACGAGACGATCCACGATCGGATGGAGGCGGTGAACGAGTGGAAAGGCGTCATCCGTGATATCCGGCTGTACGAACTCGCCCGTCAGCTTTCAGAAAACGATGGCCACCTGATCCCTGCCTGA
- a CDS encoding DUF7342 family protein yields MPADSRRDGPPQFERPFEDEDTKQRVYGAVLHAREPTTAAGIAERADCSAESARAHLSFYADLGIVILHEGRPVRYERNDDYFEWRRVNELAREHTIDELRARVSELTDRIEAYRDEYGADSPADVDVLAYDAERIDDVYVELGDWATALEQRRLHERARQKATGSTARSHG; encoded by the coding sequence ATGCCAGCCGACTCTCGTCGCGACGGTCCGCCCCAGTTTGAGCGGCCCTTCGAGGACGAAGACACGAAACAGCGGGTGTACGGTGCGGTGTTGCACGCGAGAGAGCCGACGACGGCCGCCGGGATCGCCGAGCGGGCCGACTGCTCGGCGGAGTCCGCGCGCGCACACCTCTCCTTTTATGCCGACCTCGGCATCGTCATCCTGCATGAGGGGCGACCGGTCAGGTACGAGCGCAACGACGACTACTTCGAGTGGCGACGGGTGAACGAACTCGCCAGAGAACACACAATCGACGAGTTGCGGGCTCGCGTCTCGGAGCTGACCGACCGGATCGAGGCGTACCGCGACGAGTACGGCGCCGACTCGCCCGCCGATGTCGACGTCCTGGCGTACGACGCGGAGCGGATAGACGACGTGTACGTGGAACTGGGTGACTGGGCCACTGCACTCGAGCAGCGACGCCTGCACGAGCGCGCCCGACAGAAGGCCACCGGGTCGACGGCACGGTCGCACGGTTGA
- a CDS encoding ATP-binding protein gives MAHFVDRDAELDHLTDCYDSERAEFVVIYGRRRLGKSELVRRSIADRDDAVYYQAVESTAQNQLEQFVDTAATQFPALQNVRRDWEALLEALGERDAIVVIDEFPFLIQDDDSLPSRLQRVWDLTLQETAMTLVLVGSSISVMEEKVLSGNAPLYGRRTATIDLKPLSVSDARQFFPGYDPETSITAWSIYGGTPYYLQTIDPDEPLGANVQAAILSERGLLYSEPEFLLRTELRQPNTYFSILRALARGRRTPNEIAGMAGVESGSLSTYLQKLRRLRLVERHIPVTESSTTSKRGRYRIAAPLVRFWFRFVYGNQDQLRLLGDDAYDELVAPELADYVSPLFERLCQRALPDLVDRQFRDVGQWWFREHELDVLGLADEGLVAGECKFTSQPVSEGVLADLERTASEVRWSAEPADGDTLYVLFSRSGYTDDLERAGEARDDVQLFDLADLFETGF, from the coding sequence ATGGCGCACTTCGTCGATCGAGACGCCGAACTCGATCACCTCACGGACTGCTACGATTCCGAACGGGCCGAGTTCGTCGTCATATACGGCCGTCGTCGTCTCGGCAAAAGCGAACTCGTCCGTCGGTCCATTGCCGATCGGGACGACGCGGTCTACTACCAGGCGGTCGAATCAACGGCACAGAACCAGCTCGAGCAGTTCGTCGACACCGCCGCCACACAGTTTCCCGCGCTACAGAACGTCCGCCGCGACTGGGAAGCGCTGCTCGAGGCGCTCGGCGAGCGGGACGCGATCGTCGTCATCGACGAGTTCCCGTTCCTCATCCAGGACGACGACTCCCTTCCGTCTCGCCTACAGCGTGTCTGGGACCTGACGTTACAGGAGACGGCAATGACGCTCGTGCTCGTCGGTTCGTCGATCAGCGTCATGGAAGAGAAGGTCCTGTCCGGCAACGCTCCGCTGTACGGTCGACGGACGGCAACGATCGACCTCAAACCGCTCTCAGTCTCGGATGCGCGCCAGTTCTTCCCGGGGTACGATCCCGAGACGTCGATCACGGCGTGGTCGATCTACGGCGGGACTCCGTATTATCTGCAGACGATCGATCCGGACGAGCCGCTGGGTGCGAACGTCCAGGCAGCGATACTTTCGGAACGCGGGCTCCTGTATTCCGAGCCCGAATTCCTGCTGCGGACCGAACTCCGACAGCCGAACACGTATTTCAGTATTCTTCGCGCGCTCGCCCGCGGCCGTCGCACCCCGAACGAGATCGCGGGCATGGCCGGCGTCGAGTCGGGATCGCTCAGTACGTACCTCCAGAAGCTTCGTCGCCTCCGCCTCGTCGAGCGTCACATCCCCGTCACGGAATCGTCGACGACCTCGAAACGGGGGCGATATCGGATCGCGGCACCGCTGGTCCGGTTCTGGTTCCGGTTCGTCTACGGGAATCAGGACCAGCTTCGGCTGCTCGGTGACGACGCGTACGACGAACTCGTCGCACCGGAGCTGGCGGATTACGTGAGCCCGCTGTTCGAACGGCTCTGCCAGCGCGCGCTCCCCGATCTCGTCGACCGGCAGTTCCGCGACGTCGGACAGTGGTGGTTCCGGGAACACGAACTCGACGTCCTCGGGCTCGCGGACGAGGGGCTCGTCGCTGGCGAGTGCAAGTTCACGTCTCAGCCGGTCAGTGAGGGCGTCCTCGCGGATCTCGAACGAACCGCGTCCGAAGTCCGGTGGTCCGCCGAGCCGGCGGACGGGGACACGCTGTACGTGCTGTTCAGCCGCTCGGGCTACACGGACGACCTCGAACGCGCTGGCGAGG
- a CDS encoding sugar phosphate nucleotidyltransferase produces the protein MQAVIPAAGEGTRLRPLTDDRPKPMVEIAGEPLLTHVFRTLLDEVEEFVVVVGYELDAIVSHFGEAFRGVPITYVHQREQRGLAHAVSKASSHVDGQFVVLNGDNVFGGGVGEIVERARETDSDAVLAVESVSRETARQTGVVETSARRVTGLVEKPKDPPSRLVTTGLYVLPEEVFSACQLLRPSDRGEYELTGAVDVLVRAGATVEPVRLDGERVNVNAPADIERAAELLDGE, from the coding sequence ATGCAAGCCGTCATCCCCGCGGCCGGCGAGGGGACGCGACTTCGCCCGCTCACCGACGATCGACCGAAGCCAATGGTCGAGATCGCGGGCGAGCCGCTTCTCACACACGTCTTCCGCACGCTTCTGGACGAGGTCGAGGAGTTCGTCGTGGTCGTGGGCTACGAACTCGACGCGATCGTCTCGCACTTCGGCGAGGCGTTTCGTGGCGTCCCGATCACGTACGTTCATCAGCGAGAGCAACGCGGACTTGCCCACGCAGTGTCGAAAGCGTCGTCGCACGTCGACGGACAGTTCGTCGTCCTGAACGGGGACAACGTCTTCGGTGGCGGCGTCGGGGAGATCGTCGAACGCGCTCGTGAGACCGACAGTGACGCCGTCCTCGCGGTGGAGTCCGTCTCCCGCGAGACGGCCCGACAGACCGGTGTCGTCGAGACGTCGGCGAGACGGGTCACCGGCCTCGTCGAGAAACCCAAAGACCCGCCGTCGCGGCTGGTCACGACCGGGCTGTACGTCCTCCCCGAGGAGGTCTTCAGCGCGTGTCAGTTGCTTCGTCCCTCCGATCGTGGTGAATACGAGCTGACCGGTGCGGTGGACGTCCTCGTTCGGGCCGGGGCGACGGTGGAGCCGGTGCGCCTCGACGGGGAGCGGGTGAACGTGAACGCGCCGGCGGATATCGAGCGGGCTGCGGAGCTTCTCGACGGCGAGTGA
- a CDS encoding HVO_A0114 family putative DNA-binding protein, protein MAKTGNSPDGGRTLYVRFRHGDEDGLRDTFRALDRGETPESHFEVVFEDPADVHRVTRPRNLELLRTIAQREPESIRETARLVERDVRQVHDNLAELEELHLLEFEEEGRQKRPTVWYDSIEVDLSLTAPETTRDEANA, encoded by the coding sequence ATGGCGAAAACTGGTAATTCACCGGACGGCGGACGAACGCTGTACGTCCGCTTCCGACATGGCGACGAGGACGGCCTTCGAGACACGTTTCGCGCCCTCGATCGAGGCGAGACGCCCGAATCCCATTTCGAGGTGGTCTTCGAGGATCCCGCCGATGTCCACCGCGTCACCAGGCCACGGAACCTCGAACTGCTGCGAACGATCGCTCAACGAGAACCCGAGAGCATCCGCGAGACGGCCCGCCTCGTCGAGCGTGACGTTCGGCAGGTGCACGACAACCTCGCGGAACTCGAGGAACTCCATCTTCTGGAGTTCGAAGAAGAGGGCCGGCAAAAGCGCCCGACTGTCTGGTACGATTCGATCGAAGTCGATCTCTCTTTGACCGCCCCCGAGACCACCCGAGACGAAGCGAACGCGTAA